One window from the genome of Dyella sp. A6 encodes:
- a CDS encoding arginyltransferase: MHSDRVRMFQTLPHGCGYYADRTAQNLVLDPAAPHLDRLYGSALEHGFRRAGGHLYFPHCPHCRACVPCRIDVERFRPDRSQRRCLKRNADVKVTEVTPSYSHERHALYRSYLQSRHAGGGMDEADASDFRRFLTAPWSPTLFLELRVEERLLGVAVTDVCANGVSAVYTFFDPAETARGLGTFAILQQVELARRRSLPWLYLGFWIDGHPKMDYKRRFRPLQLRTAEGWTTVP, encoded by the coding sequence ATGCACTCCGACCGCGTCCGCATGTTCCAGACCCTGCCGCACGGCTGCGGCTACTACGCCGACCGCACGGCGCAGAATCTGGTGCTCGACCCGGCCGCACCGCACCTCGATCGCCTGTACGGCTCGGCGCTCGAACATGGCTTCCGGCGTGCCGGCGGACACCTGTACTTCCCCCATTGCCCGCACTGCCGCGCCTGCGTGCCGTGTCGCATCGACGTGGAGCGGTTCCGGCCCGACCGTTCGCAGCGACGCTGCCTCAAGCGCAATGCCGACGTGAAGGTGACCGAGGTAACCCCCAGCTACAGCCACGAGCGTCACGCGCTCTATCGCAGCTACCTGCAGAGCCGCCATGCCGGGGGTGGCATGGACGAGGCCGATGCCAGCGATTTCCGGCGCTTTCTGACCGCGCCATGGAGCCCCACGCTGTTCCTCGAGCTGCGCGTCGAGGAGCGCCTGCTCGGGGTGGCCGTCACCGATGTCTGCGCCAACGGCGTGTCGGCGGTATACACCTTTTTCGATCCGGCCGAGACCGCGCGCGGGCTCGGCACCTTCGCGATCCTGCAGCAGGTGGAACTGGCGCGCCGTCGTAGCCTGCCCTGGCTGTACCTGGGTTTCTGGATCGACGGCCACCCCAAGATGGACTACAAG
- the tesB gene encoding acyl-CoA thioesterase II yields MREEHVNELVDLLHLERLEDNLFRGQSRDIGTRFVFGGQVLGQALSAAQQTVDPGRVAHSLHAYFLRAGDIDAPIVYSVERARDGGSFSARRVVAIQHGQPILNGAISFQVPEKGFEHQSSMPDVPAPEDIDPMLPVPPERLAKLPVKLQRWLGVDSPIEFRHVWPQDKLNPVKRPPYQHIWFRLAAPVGDAPELHQALLAYASDFNLIGTATLPHGISYYTHNVQMASLDHALWFHRPFRIDEWLLYSFDSPTAQSGRGLARGQIFSRDGRLVASTAQEGLIRLRGD; encoded by the coding sequence ATGCGCGAAGAACACGTCAACGAACTGGTCGACCTGCTGCACCTCGAGCGGCTGGAGGACAACCTGTTCCGCGGCCAGAGCCGCGATATCGGCACCCGCTTCGTGTTCGGTGGACAGGTGCTGGGCCAGGCATTGTCGGCGGCGCAGCAGACCGTCGATCCGGGCCGCGTGGCCCATTCGCTGCACGCCTATTTCCTGCGCGCGGGCGACATTGACGCTCCCATCGTCTACAGCGTGGAACGGGCCCGCGATGGCGGCAGCTTTTCCGCACGGCGGGTGGTGGCGATCCAGCACGGCCAGCCGATCCTCAACGGAGCGATTTCCTTCCAGGTGCCGGAAAAGGGTTTCGAGCACCAGAGCTCGATGCCGGACGTGCCCGCACCGGAAGACATCGACCCGATGCTGCCGGTACCGCCCGAGCGGCTGGCCAAGCTTCCGGTCAAGCTGCAGCGCTGGCTGGGCGTGGACTCGCCCATCGAGTTCCGCCACGTCTGGCCGCAGGACAAGCTGAACCCGGTCAAGCGACCGCCCTACCAGCACATCTGGTTTCGCCTTGCTGCACCGGTAGGCGACGCCCCCGAGCTGCATCAGGCCCTGCTCGCCTACGCCTCGGACTTCAACCTGATCGGCACGGCAACGCTGCCACACGGCATTTCGTACTACACGCACAACGTGCAGATGGCCAGCCTGGACCACGCACTGTGGTTCCACCGCCCGTTCCGCATCGACGAATGGCTGCTGTATTCCTTCGACAGCCCCACCGCCCAGAGCGGTCGTGGCCTGGCCCGAGGGCAGATCTTCAGCCGTGATGGCCGGCTGGTGGCGTCCACCGCCCAGGAAGGGCTGATCCGCCTGCGCGGGGACTGA